The proteins below are encoded in one region of Phaseolus vulgaris cultivar G19833 chromosome 1, P. vulgaris v2.0, whole genome shotgun sequence:
- the LOC137813685 gene encoding SWI/SNF complex component SNF12 homolog: MSMYNNYNSMKPLGASSSGTQHPQIAPGQYPQSQAHAIVQAQFQAQLQAHGLSFAPNAKRFPPKPPVHTATPLKQTESVPGPRRKKHKQNEKQLPEKALAILPESALYAQLLDVEVRVDAALARKKVDIQEAVKNPPFIQKTLRIFVFNTFANQNVDSSAPTWTLKIVGRILEDGEESEQAGVAAHRMPPLYPKFSAFFKRVTISLDKRLYPENHVITWENSRSSATHEGFEVKRKGDKEFSAQIRLEMNYVPEKFMLSPVLRELLGIQVDTRARIVSAIWHYVKARKLQNQNDPSYFHCDLALQKVFGEDKVRFSMVSQKISQHLFPPQVILLEHMIKLSGNSPVGSACYDVMVDVPFPMQRELNALVANVERNKEIDACDESICGIIRKIHEHRRRRAFFVGFSQSPLEFIKALVESQNKDLKVLLGESGHNADKERKSDFFKQPWVEDAIVRYLNRKPAAGSNAPGSS, from the exons ATGTCTATGTACAACAACTACAACTCTATGAAGCCCCTTGGGGCTTCTTCCTCCGGCACCCAACACCCCCAAATTGCGCCGGGCCAATACCCTCAGTCCCAGGCCCACGCCATCGTCCAAGCGCAGTTTCAGGCCCAGCTCCAAGCCCACGGGCTTTCCTTCGCCCCAAACGCCAAACGTTTCCCTCCAAAACCCCCCGTTCATACCGCCACGCCGCTTAAACAAACGGAATCCGTGCCTGGGCCTCGAAGGAAGAAGCACAAGCAAAATGAGAAACAGCTTCCGGAGAAAGCCTTGGCAATTCTCCCAGAGTCGGCACTCTACGCGCAGCTCCTCGACGTGGAGGTGCGTGTGGACGCTGCACTCGCTAGAAAGAAGGTTGACATTCAAGAAGCAGTGAAAAACCCACCCTTCATCCAGAAAACCCTTCGAATTTTCGTGTTTAACACGTTTGCGAACCAGAATGTGGATTCATCCGCTCCCACGTGGACTCTTAAGATTGTTGGGAGGATTTTGGAAGACGGTGAAGAATCTGAACAAGCTGGAGTTGCTGCTCACAGGATGCCACCTTTGTACCCGAAATTTTCTGCCTTTTTCAAAAGGGTAACGATTTCCCTCGACAAGAGGCTGTATCCAGAGAACCATGTCATCACGTGGGAGAATTCACGGTCCTCTGCCACTCATGAAggttttgaggtgaagaggaaAGGGGATAAGGAGTTCTCGGCGCAGATTCGGTTGGAGATGAATTACGTGCCAGAGAAGTTTATGCTATCGCCGGTGTTGAGGGAATTGCTTGGTATTCAGGTTGACACGCGGGCAAGGATTGTTTCAGCTATATGGCATTATGTGAAGGCGAGGAAGTTGCAGAACCAGAATGATCCTTCGTACTTTCACTGCGATCTGGCTCTTCAGAAGGTGTTTGGGGAGGATAAGGTTAGGTTCTCGATGGTTTCGCAGAAGATATCGCAGCATTTGTTTCCTCCTCAGGTTATTCTTTTGGAACATATGATCAAGCTCTCGGGGAATAGTCCGGTTGGGTCTGCTTGTTATGATGTGATGGTTGATGTTCCTTTTCCCATGCAGAGGGAATTGAATGCTCTGGTGGCCAATGTGGAGAGAAACAAAGAGATTGATGCCTGTGATGAATCCATATGCGGAATCATTAGAAAAATACACGAGCACCGCAGGAGACGAGCGTTCTTTGTTGGTTTTAGTCAATCCCCTCTGGAATTTATTAAGGCCTTGGTTGAATCTCAAAACAAGGATCTCAAAGTTTTACTTGGAGAATCTGGTCACAATGCTGATAAGGAGCGCAAATCAGATTTCTTTAAGCAACCATG GGTTGAGGATGCTATTGTTCGCTATTTGAATCGCAAACCAGCAGCAGGAAGCAATGCCCCAGGGAGCTCATGA
- the LOC137813684 gene encoding cytochrome P450 94B3-like: MGAFMILLSLQPFFLLILFYIALVEFRRRNKFSGTGPATYPLIGCLISFYKNKHRLLDWYTELLAQSPTNTIVVQRLGARRTIVTANPQNVEYILKTNFNNFPKGKPFTEILGDFLGQGIFNVDGELWLTQRRFASHEFSTKSLREFFMHTLEREVCERLLPVLEALSDENKVVDLQELLSRFSFNVICKFTLGTNRCCLDPAVPTCSLAKAFDVAAEVSARRGAAPLFMIWRVKRWLGAGSEGLLKKAVGEVQTHVMRMIQERKEKIEEGEENGGVEDLLSRLLCAGHEEELIKDMVISFIMAGRDTTSAAMTWFFWILSHYSHMEKQIVEEAKGVLDYESVKNLSFLKACLCESVRLYPPVAWDSKHASGDDLLPDGTVVKAGDRVTYFPYGMGRMESLWGKDWFEFRPDRWFVEPGNSEGIMLSEVSPFIFPVFQAGPRVCLGKEMAFIHMKYVVASILSRFKFRIIGPERPIFVPLLTAHMAGGLRVLVCKR, translated from the coding sequence ATGGGAGCATTCATGATCCTCCTTTCCTTGCAGCCCTTCTTCCTCCTCATCCTCTTCTACATAGCACTGGTAGAATTCCGGCGACGGAATAAATTTTCCGGCACAGGTCCGGCTACCTATCCCCTCATCGGATGCCTCATATCCTTCTACAAGAACAAGCACCGTTTGCTAGATTGGTACACTGAGTTACTAGCTCAGTCTCCCACCAACACCATAGTGGTTCAAAGGCTTGGTGCACGTAGAACCATTGTCACTGCAAACCCTCAAAATGTTGAGTACATACTCAAGACAAACTTCAACAACTTCCCCAAAGGCAAGCCCTTCACTGAGATCCTAGGTGATTTCCTTGGCCAAGGAATTTTCAACGTGGATGGTGAGCTGTGGCTTACACAGCGCAGATTTGCGAGCCATGAGTTCTCTACCAAGTCCTTGAGGGAGTTTTTCATGCACACGTTGGAGAGGGAAGTGTGTGAGAGGCTTTTGCCCGTGCTTGAGGCACTGTCTGATGAGAACAAGGTGGTTGACTTGCAGGAGTTGCTTAGCAGGTTCTCATTTAATGTGATCTGCAAGTTCACACTGGGGACTAATAGGTGCTGCTTGGACCCTGCCGTCCCTACTTGTTCCCTTGCAAAGGCTTTTGATGTGGCTGCAGAGGTGTCTGCCAGGCGTGGGGCAGCACCTTTGTTCATGATCTGGAGGGTGAAGAGATGGCTCGGTGCTGGATCTGAAGGATTGCTTAAAAAGGCTGTTGGGGAGGTTCAGACTCATGTCATGAGAATGATTCAGGAGAGGAAGGAGAAGATAGAGGAGGGTGAGGAAAATGGTGGTGTTGAAGATCTCTTGTCAAGGCTTTTATGTGCAGGTCACGAGGAGGAGTTGATTAAAGACATGGTGATAAGTTTCATTATGGCAGGGAGGGACACTACTTCAGCAGCTATGACATGGTTCTTCTGGATACTGTCACATTATTCCCACATGGAGAAGCAGATAGTGGAAGAGGCAAAAGGGGTGTTGGATTACGAATCGGTGAAGAATTTGAGTTTCTTGAAGGCATGTTTGTGCGAGTCTGTGAGGTTGTATCCCCCAGTGGCATGGGACTCCAAGCATGCCAGTGGAGATGATCTGTTGCCAGATGGCACTGTGGTGAAGGCAGGAGATAGGGTAACATATTTTCCCTATGGAATGGGGAGAATGGAATCTTTGTGGGGGAAGGATTGGTTTGAATTTAGACCAGATCGATGGTTTGTGGAACCAGGAAACAGTGAGGGAATAATGTTGAGTGAGGTTTCTCCTTTCATATTTCCAGTTTTTCAGGCTGGTCCAAGGGTGTGTCTTGGCAAGGAAATGGCCTTCATTCATATGAAGTATGTGGTTGCTTCAATTCTGAGCCGATTCAAGTTTAGAATTATTGGTCCAGAGAGGCCTATATTCGTGCCACTGCTCACAGCACACATGGCTGGCGGCCTAAGAGTATTGGTTTGTAAAAGGTAA